The genomic region GGCCAGACCGAACGGCAACTGCCTGGTCGCAAGGCCGTAGCTCCAGAACGCGGCCAGCGCCGCGAACAGCAGCAGCGCGACGATCCCTGATTTCCGGGCGATGCCATCTTCAGGGCGCAGCCCGGACTTGCGGCCGGTGACCATCGCACGCGGCAGATTCTCGCGATGCAGAACGCTGGAGACGATCACGCCGACGATGTGCAGACCGACGACCACCAGCATCGCGATGGCCAGCGCCTCGTGGACCTCTTCCAGCGACTCGCCCGCACTTCCGACCACCATCTGCCAACCGGTGATGGCGATCGCCAGGCCGAGCCCGAGCAGCAGCCAGACCGCGACCGCGCCGGCGGGGTTGTGGCCGACGTGGTGCTCCGGTTGGCGTTTCGCCATCGAACCGAGATAGCGCAGGGTCGCGCCCGGTCCCTTGAAGAAACTGCCGAAGCGCGCGTAGCGGCTGCCGATGAAGCCCCAGACGATGCGGAAGCCGATCAGGCCGAACAGGCTGTAGCCGAACAGCAGATGCAGCAGTTGCTGACGCTCGCTGTCGGAGGTCAGCCAGGCGCCCGCGAAACAGATCGCGAGACTCCAATGGAAGAGCCGCGTCGGCAGGTCCCAGATCAGGACCTTCGTCGCGCTGGCCGAAGGGACAGTGGTTGAAGTGGCGGGGGCAGTGTTCATCGTGTCGGTCCTGCAGCAGGGCGAGGGGGCGATGCGCGCGGGATGCGCACATCGTGCTCTGAAAATGCGCCGCGTTCTGCGCCACGGTGGCAGGCTGCGCAGTTGGCGGCCGATTTCACCGCGGGCGAACGCCAGGTGGCGACTGGAATCTCGTCGTGTTCACGCACGAACCATGCGGCACGGGTGATGCGCAGCGGTTCGGCGCGATTCGCGGTACCGCGTCCGGCGTTCGTACGCAGCCAGCGACGGATCGTCCCCGCGTCCTGCGGCGCAAGACTCGCATCGCTGCCGAAATGGCGATCGAGTCCCGCCATCAGCGCGTCCCACGACACGGCCGGCAAACCCGACGCGGGATAGGGCACGTGGCAGCCGCCGCATTCCTCGATGTAGATGGCCGGCATCGGCGCTCGACGCGGCGAACGTTCGTTGTCGTCATCGTCGCCTGCGGCGAATGCGCCGAACGGCAGCATCATTGCGCACGACAGCGCGGCGGCGATCCACTCGCGGTTCATCGCACACCTCCCGCGCGCAGACTGCCGAGCCATGCGAGCACATCGCCCTTCTCCTGCGCGCTGCATTCGCGGTCGACCACATCGCGACAATTGCGACGGAACCATTTCTCGGTTTTCGCCGCGTCGGCGAAGCGTTTCGGATTGACCGTCGGCGCCATCGGCAGGATCGCGCGCCCGGTCACGTCATGCTTGCCGCTGCGGGTCGGATCCGACGTATGGCAGCTCGCGCAGCTCCACTCGTTGCCGTGCTTCGACAGGAAGAAACGTTGTCCCCGCGCAGCGGAAAACGCCTTGAACGACGGATCTTCGCGAGCCGCCTGTTTCGCATATCCGGCCTGCAGTTGAACGATGGATTGTGCCTGCGCGGCGAACGGCAGGCACAGCGCGATGGACCACCAGAGGATTCGCATCGAAAACACCTGTTTCCGTGGAAGATGCCGCCACGATGCGCGTCGATGCTTAAGCGCGCCTTACGGTGCTGTAATCCCGCAGGCGCGTCCTGCGCCAAAGACGCGAACGCCCGCGATGCGCCATGGCATCGCGGGCGTTCCTGTCGGCCGTCGCGCTCAGCCTGCCGGCAGTGGCGTCGTATCGCTGCGCTCGGGCAATTCCGGATAGGACACCTTCGGAATCGGCGCGGTCAAGGAATGCAGGAACAGATGGATTTTTTCCGCTTCGTCCGGCGTCAACGTGGCGCCGAGCTGCGCATCGCCCATGATGGTCACCGCTTCCTGCAGCTTCCACACTTTTCCGGAGTGGAAATACGGTGCGGTCGCCGCGACATTGCGCAGCGGCGCAGCGCGGAACGCGTATTCATCGGCTTTCGATTTCGTCACCGTCAAGCGGCCGACATCGCCGGCCGGGCGCACCTCGTCGGATGGTTTGTGGACCACGCCGAACGGAAAATACGCCTGGCCGCCGAGGTTGATGCCGTTGTGGCAGCTGGCGCAGCCTTTTTCCATGAACAGCTTCAGGCCCGTCTGCTGGTCCGCGGTGAGTGCGCGCGCATCGCCTTCGAGAAATGCATCGAACGGCGCGCCGGGCGTGATCAGCGTGGTTTCGAACGCTTCGATCGCCTTGGCCATGTTGTCGAAATTCACGACTTTCGCCTCGCCGGGAAATGCGAGCTCGAATGCCTTCACGTAACCCGGCATCGAATTGAGCGTCGCTTCGACCGCCGCCGGCGTGTTGTTCATTTCAACGCCGGCCTGCACCGGCCCCTTGGCCTGCGCCTTCAGGTCTTCCGCGCGGCCGTCCCAGAACTGGGCGATGTTGAACACCGCGTTGTAGACCGTCGGTGCATTGCGCGGGCCCTTCTGGAAGCCGTGGCCGATCGAGGTCGGCACGCCGTCGATTCCGCCCATCCCGAGGTTGTGGCAGGAGTTGCAGCTGATCACGCCGCTGGCCGACAGGCGGCCGTCGAAAAACAGCATCTTGCCGAGCGCGATCTTGTCCGGCGTGACCGGATTGCCGGACAGCGCCGGGGCCTGGTCGGGAATCGGCTTGAACAGCGCCTGCGCCTGCGTCAGCAGTGCAGGATCGGCGGCCGGTCCCGCCGCTGCGGGCGCAGGCTCACCCGCTGGCGCGGTCGCGGCGGTTGCAACGGCCGGCGACGGCGTTCCTTCGCGCTGGCAACCCGCCGTTGCCACGGCCATCGCCAGCAGACTCCAGGTCAAAGCGTGCATTTTCATCGCGATGTTTCCTTGTGAACGAAGCCATCACCGTCTGCCCGCAACCTTAAGTGCGCCTTAAATCGGGCAGTGCAGACGAAAACCGGCTTGCGCTCATTTCTGCGCAGCACGGTCGACATCCTGCAGCGGCACCCGCCCATCGAAACCAGTGCGTCGAATCGCGCGAGGGGACAACCCCGCTGAAGCCATTCATATAGCCGACTTGGTGAATCCGCTCGGTGGCGCTTTTTTGCTGCACCGCATCAACAATCAAGCGATTTCTTGCCGGTGAGAGCTCGCGGAAGCTGGCCTGCCGCGTGCTGTGGTGTGCCGATTTTGGCGAGACTTGTCTCGAGCGGGAAAGGTGTGCTATTGATCGGTAAAGCGAATGATAATTATCTTGTTTGCTGAATGATTCAGTTTCAAGAACACGGCTCGCACCCACTCATGGGATGAGGTCAAATGAACAGGAACGTTCTCGCAAGGTCGCCTCTCGACAGTATTCCGATCACCATCGTCGACGACGTCGCCGCGTCCGGGCCGCCGCTCGATGGCATGCACAGCTGGAAGCCGTCGCGCTTCAATGTGCAGACGACCACGAACGAAGGCTGGCTGCTGCTCTGGAACACCTACACCGGTGCGATGAACGGGTTCCGGCCTGCGCAGCGCGAGGCGATGGTGGCGCTGCTCAGCCAGAAGGGCACGACCGCGCCCGAGGGCGGCATCGCCAGTTACCTCGCCCAACGCGGCTATCTCGTCTCCAAGGACGCCGACGAACTGCGGCGCGTGCAGTACGCCTTCGGCCAGGAGAACCACCGCAGCGACCGGCTGGAACTGATCCTGCTGGCGTCGGAGGATTGCAACTTCCGATGCACCTATTGCTATGAGGATTTCAAGCGCGGCACGATGCGGCCGGAAGTGCGCGAAGGGGTCAAGAAACTCGTCGAAAACCGCATGAAGACGCTTCGCGAAATGACCGTTTCGTGGTTCGGCGGCGAACCGCTCTACGGCCTGGAGGCGATCGAGGACCTGGCGCCGTTCCTGGCGGAAACCGCGCAGCGGGAAGGCATCGAATACTTCAGCCACATGACCACCAACGCTTACCTCATGACCGAGGACGTGGTGGACAAACTGCTCTCCTGGCGCATCACCGATTTCCAGATCACGCTGGACGGCCTGCCGGAGGATCACGATCGCCATCGTCCCGGACGGGATGGAAGCAGCACCTTCCAGACGATCTACGACAATCTGGTGAAGATGGCCGCCCGGACGGACGATTTCTCGGTCGGCATCCGCGTCAATTTCGCGCAGGGCAACGTGCCGGGCCTGGAACGATTCCTGGAGCTGCTGCAAGAGAAGTTCCGCGACGACGAGCGCTTCACCCTGTCTTTCCACGCCGTCGGCAAATGGGGCGGCGCCAACGACGCCAACCTCGACGTCTGCGGCACCGGAGAGTCGCACGCCGTGCGCATGAAGCTGAAGGCCGCGGCGAAGGCGTTGGGACTGCAGGTCACCAGCGGCTGGCGCCCGGGCGCCGGGGTGGGGACCGAGGTCTGTTACGCGGCCCGTCCGTACAACTTCATCGTCGGCGCCCACGGCGATCTGATGAAGTGCACGATCGATCTCGACAGCAAGGACCGCAACATCGTCGGCAAACTGCTCCCGGACGGGACCCTGGATCTGGATACCGACAAGATGGCGCTGTGGACGGAGCCTGCGTTCGAACGCGACACCGGTTGCCAGAGCTGCCACATGCTGCCGGCCTGCCAAGGCATCCACTGTCCGAAGATCCGGTTCGATCACAACCGCAGCCCTTGCCCGGACATCCGGCGCACCGCCAAGGAACAGATGGCGGTTTATTTCGAGACCAAGCAAACCGAAGCGCGCGAGGGTACCTCCGCGCCGCGTACAGCGGTCGCGCGCGGTCGCGTGGGCACAGCGGAAGGCTAGGCGCGGGAAGGCGACACAGCGACGGAGACAGGCGCACATGCAACGGATGCAAGCCATCGAAGACCCTCACGCCGGTCACGTCGACGTGCAGCCCGGTATCGCGCGCCTCGAACATCTTCTCGCACGCGGCGAACACGCCGACAAGGATGCGGTGCGCGACGCATATCTGGCGTTGACCGATGCCGAACTGACATCTTCCGGCCTCAACGCCTACCGGATGAACCTGCTCTCGCTGTTCGGCGAACACTGGACGCGCGACAGGATCGACGCTGTGGCGCGCGGCGCGGCGATCAGCAAACTCTGGCTCGGGTGGGAATACCACCACCACTACTTGCCGGGCCTGGGCAAAAGCCCCGGCGAGGCGCAGTTGAAGAATGTTCCCGTCGACCTGGTGAAGGCGCAGCTCGGGCGCGGCCGTGGCCTGGTCGCGGCGACGTTCCACCAGGGACATTTCCGCTACATCCCGTCCGACCTGGCGCACGCGGGTGTGTCGCTGTGCATTCCGCTGGCCGCCGATTCGTTCGGCAACTACAAGACGGCGCGCGACGCCAATCCCGATGCGGCGCTGTGGAATCACCTGGATTTCACCAACGTGGAGGACCGTCGCGGCGCGCTGACCCTCGCCCGGCTGATGGCCAAGGGCGGCTGTGTTTTCGCTGCGATCGACGGCAATACCGGCATCGATGGTCCGCGCGGTGAACACCGGCGGGGATCCATTCACGTCCTGGGTACCGAGGTGCGGGTCAAGGACGGGCTGGTGCGCATGGCGGCGCGTTTCGGCGCACCGATCCTCCCCGTATTCGCCCACACCATCGACGGCGAGCGGGTTTGCCATACGGCGCCGTTGATCGATCCGGGCGAGCCGTTGCATGGCGATGAAGCCGAGGCCTTCGTGGAATCGGCCATGCGCGAGATCTATGCGCGTTTCGGCGAGAACCTGCTGGCGCACGCGGGCGAATGGAGCGGCGGCGATCTCTTCCACCAGTGGCGGGTCCCCGGCGCAGCCGCCAGCCGCGGGATCGAGGACGTCCAACGCGAGCTGTCGCAGCGCCTCGCCTCCGACGGCGGCAGGGCGGTGCTCAATCCCCGCCGCATGGTCGAACTGTCCCGCGCGAACGACAACGACCAGGTCTGGACCGACGCGGTCACCCTGCGCTGCTACCGCTTCCCCGAGGAAATGCGCGCGCTGGTCGAACGGCTGCGCAGCGACTGCGGCGTGGATATCGATTGGCTGGACCGCCACGAGGCGCAGACCCGCTCGCGCTTCTGGCGTTTTCTGTGCGAGCTGGCATCGCGCGACGCGGTGCTCGCCCACGGCGGAGAACGATGAGCGAATCATCGTGCGGGCGTCCCTCCCCGATGCCCGCGACGACGACCGAACCGATCCTCCGATGCACGAGGAACCGGGGCTTCACCGCAAGGCCGTGCATCAAACCGCAAACGGAATCGCGAGATCCGTTTTCTCAACGAAGTCAATGGAGAGCACTACGATGTCCAACATCATCAAAGACAACGCCAGCAATCTCGACAATTCGCTGCTGATCGACGAATTCGAAATCGTCGAACTCGAGGATCGTCTCGAATTGGCCGACCGCTGCAACGGCCGCTGCGACAAGCCGGATACGCCGACGCAATAACCGCGCACGCGATCTTCCGATGAAAACAGCCGCAGTGGGATCGTGGACTTCCGCCACGGT from Lysobacter sp. harbors:
- a CDS encoding cytochrome B translates to MNTAPATSTTVPSASATKVLIWDLPTRLFHWSLAICFAGAWLTSDSERQQLLHLLFGYSLFGLIGFRIVWGFIGSRYARFGSFFKGPGATLRYLGSMAKRQPEHHVGHNPAGAVAVWLLLGLGLAIAITGWQMVVGSAGESLEEVHEALAIAMLVVVGLHIVGVIVSSVLHRENLPRAMVTGRKSGLRPEDGIARKSGIVALLLFAALAAFWSYGLATRQLPFGLAGSGDPTTAGAAAGHEEHDED
- a CDS encoding cytochrome C yields the protein MNREWIAAALSCAMMLPFGAFAAGDDDDNERSPRRAPMPAIYIEECGGCHVPYPASGLPAVSWDALMAGLDRHFGSDASLAPQDAGTIRRWLRTNAGRGTANRAEPLRITRAAWFVREHDEIPVATWRSPAVKSAANCAACHRGAERGAFSEHDVRIPRASPPRPAAGPTR
- a CDS encoding DUF1924 domain-containing protein, with translation MRILWWSIALCLPFAAQAQSIVQLQAGYAKQAAREDPSFKAFSAARGQRFFLSKHGNEWSCASCHTSDPTRSGKHDVTGRAILPMAPTVNPKRFADAAKTEKWFRRNCRDVVDRECSAQEKGDVLAWLGSLRAGGVR
- a CDS encoding cytochrome-c peroxidase, whose translation is MAVATAGCQREGTPSPAVATAATAPAGEPAPAAAGPAADPALLTQAQALFKPIPDQAPALSGNPVTPDKIALGKMLFFDGRLSASGVISCNSCHNLGMGGIDGVPTSIGHGFQKGPRNAPTVYNAVFNIAQFWDGRAEDLKAQAKGPVQAGVEMNNTPAAVEATLNSMPGYVKAFELAFPGEAKVVNFDNMAKAIEAFETTLITPGAPFDAFLEGDARALTADQQTGLKLFMEKGCASCHNGINLGGQAYFPFGVVHKPSDEVRPAGDVGRLTVTKSKADEYAFRAAPLRNVAATAPYFHSGKVWKLQEAVTIMGDAQLGATLTPDEAEKIHLFLHSLTAPIPKVSYPELPERSDTTPLPAG
- a CDS encoding radical SAM protein; its protein translation is MHSWKPSRFNVQTTTNEGWLLLWNTYTGAMNGFRPAQREAMVALLSQKGTTAPEGGIASYLAQRGYLVSKDADELRRVQYAFGQENHRSDRLELILLASEDCNFRCTYCYEDFKRGTMRPEVREGVKKLVENRMKTLREMTVSWFGGEPLYGLEAIEDLAPFLAETAQREGIEYFSHMTTNAYLMTEDVVDKLLSWRITDFQITLDGLPEDHDRHRPGRDGSSTFQTIYDNLVKMAARTDDFSVGIRVNFAQGNVPGLERFLELLQEKFRDDERFTLSFHAVGKWGGANDANLDVCGTGESHAVRMKLKAAAKALGLQVTSGWRPGAGVGTEVCYAARPYNFIVGAHGDLMKCTIDLDSKDRNIVGKLLPDGTLDLDTDKMALWTEPAFERDTGCQSCHMLPACQGIHCPKIRFDHNRSPCPDIRRTAKEQMAVYFETKQTEAREGTSAPRTAVARGRVGTAEG